From a single Gimesia fumaroli genomic region:
- a CDS encoding anthranilate synthase component II, translating into MILIIDNYDSFVFNLARYFEELGQQTRVIRNDQLTLSQADAFNPRALVLSPGPCTPEEAGLSRDLVRHFGNRVPILGVCLGHQTIAASFGAKIIKAPRPVHGQTSAIHHQNSRLLSKLPNPFDATRYHSLIIDEATLSSDLQITARTADGIPMAIEHKTAPLFGVQFHPESILTECGLSLIESFLSFVPARSPQKQDTGC; encoded by the coding sequence ATGATCCTGATTATTGATAATTATGACAGCTTTGTATTCAATCTCGCTCGCTATTTTGAAGAGCTGGGACAACAGACGCGTGTCATTCGCAATGATCAACTTACATTGAGTCAAGCAGACGCATTTAACCCGCGTGCCTTAGTCCTTTCCCCCGGCCCGTGCACACCCGAGGAAGCAGGCCTCAGCCGGGACCTGGTCAGACATTTTGGAAATCGTGTTCCCATTCTGGGCGTCTGCCTGGGGCATCAGACCATTGCTGCCAGCTTCGGTGCTAAAATCATCAAAGCACCGCGGCCCGTTCACGGACAGACCTCGGCGATTCACCATCAAAACTCCCGGCTGTTATCTAAACTGCCTAACCCGTTCGATGCCACCCGATATCACTCGCTGATTATTGACGAAGCGACGCTTTCATCCGACCTGCAAATCACCGCCAGAACAGCAGACGGAATTCCCATGGCTATTGAGCATAAGACCGCGCCGCTGTTCGGTGTTCAGTTTCATCCCGAATCGATCTTAACGGAATGCGGTCTCTCTTTAATTGAAAGTTTCCTCTCCTTTGTTCCTGCACGCTCTCCACAAAAACAAGACACAGGCTGCTGA
- the pabB gene encoding aminodeoxychorismate synthase component I, whose product MSGNLSQDLSQLPQEQGRQAANPLPLVEEILPCPNLEQLFLEFSDDEDLLVLDSARQTSTLGRFSYLMSTPLKRFQIQQAQFRVDPFQEIRQIHAKHSVDSVPGLPPFQGGFAGLLSYELGQSWEQFDRAPFDEFQLPDLAVGFYDWVIAWDHSQHRAWLIVQGFDQRLETQSADIAASRLNQIKARIDAAAFNRQDRLTVLSQNPFTQADQLPLDQLSPVFPLEGNEKILSNFSKPQFLKQVERIIDYIYAGDIFQANFSQRLLTPSTQHPAELYLNLRSKNAAPFAGYFGWDDWAVVSASPERFLNVSNNEVETRPIKGTRRRKYVPEADLLTRDELRESEKDQAENVMIVDLLRNDLSRVCQAGSIRVPHLCEVETYETVQHLVSEVRGQLKPENTVWDLLAASFPGGSITGAPKVRSMEIIAELEPTVRGPYCGSLFYAGLNGEFDSNILIRTFTIKNGWVQFPVGGGIIAQSHPRLEYEETLHKAAGMISALQT is encoded by the coding sequence ATGTCTGGAAATTTATCTCAGGATCTCTCTCAGCTACCCCAGGAGCAGGGAAGGCAAGCAGCAAACCCACTCCCGCTGGTGGAAGAGATTCTACCCTGTCCGAATCTGGAGCAGCTCTTTCTGGAATTCTCCGATGATGAAGATCTGCTTGTCTTAGACAGTGCCAGACAGACTTCCACTTTGGGTCGTTTTTCCTACCTGATGTCAACACCGCTGAAACGATTTCAAATTCAGCAGGCGCAGTTTCGAGTCGATCCCTTTCAAGAAATACGACAGATTCATGCGAAGCATTCGGTTGATTCGGTTCCAGGACTGCCGCCTTTCCAGGGAGGATTTGCCGGCCTGCTGTCCTACGAACTGGGGCAGAGTTGGGAACAATTTGACCGCGCCCCCTTTGATGAATTTCAACTACCCGACTTAGCAGTCGGTTTTTACGACTGGGTCATTGCCTGGGATCACAGCCAGCACCGCGCGTGGCTCATTGTGCAGGGCTTTGATCAGCGTCTGGAAACACAGAGTGCAGACATCGCGGCCTCGCGACTGAATCAGATCAAGGCACGCATCGACGCGGCTGCATTCAACAGACAAGATCGGCTGACAGTTCTGTCACAAAATCCGTTTACACAAGCGGACCAGCTACCGCTCGATCAACTTTCGCCTGTATTCCCGCTAGAAGGGAACGAGAAGATCCTGAGCAATTTCAGCAAACCTCAGTTCCTGAAGCAGGTGGAACGGATCATCGATTACATCTATGCCGGCGATATCTTTCAGGCGAATTTTTCACAGCGTTTATTAACCCCCAGCACACAACATCCGGCTGAACTGTATCTGAATTTGCGTTCCAAAAACGCGGCCCCCTTCGCCGGTTATTTTGGTTGGGATGACTGGGCTGTGGTCAGCGCCTCTCCCGAACGATTTCTCAATGTGTCAAATAACGAAGTCGAAACCCGCCCGATCAAAGGAACGCGTCGCAGAAAGTATGTGCCCGAAGCCGACCTGTTGACACGCGATGAACTGCGCGAAAGCGAAAAAGATCAGGCAGAGAATGTGATGATCGTGGACCTGCTGCGAAATGACCTGTCTCGGGTCTGTCAGGCCGGATCGATTCGTGTTCCGCATCTCTGTGAAGTCGAAACATACGAAACCGTACAACATCTGGTTTCGGAAGTCAGAGGACAACTCAAGCCGGAAAACACTGTCTGGGACCTGCTGGCAGCCTCATTTCCCGGCGGTTCGATCACCGGCGCCCCCAAAGTTCGATCGATGGAAATCATCGCGGAACTTGAGCCAACGGTTCGCGGCCCCTATTGTGGCAGCCTGTTTTATGCCGGTCTGAACGGCGAATTTGATAGCAATATCCTGATTCGTACCTTCACAATTAAAAACGGGTGGGTGCAATTTCCTGTCGGGGGCGGCATCATTGCCCAAAGCCATCCGCGACTGGAATACGAGGAAACCTTACACAAGGCGGCGGGAATGATTTCTGCTCTGCAAACCTGA
- a CDS encoding DUF6513 domain-containing protein, with protein MKQERILFVTGRLAEYSLRQVLDKLAPQGEFEYEICVLNVQVAALMHVPLIKRRLTVPEGIDWVMLPGLCKGDLQVLTDHFGLPFKRGPKDHFDLPEYFGQEGKPPKDLSKFDIEILAEINHAPFLSDAEILQQAEHYRQNGADLIDVGCVPGESWNRAGEVVRMLVEAGHRVSIDSFDRAEVEAAVKNGAELVLSCNHSNLDWVSKLGAEVVAIPDLPSDFDSLHDIVDQLLRTETPFRIDPILEPIGYGFTASLERYYRARNEFPDVEIMMGIGNLTELTEVDTAGMNVLLAAVCQELQIHSVLATEVINWAQSAIKEFDLARRLVKYAIDNQSLPKHIDYQLVMLRDPKLKDLGQEALLNLSQQIRDPNYRIFAEQNQLHVMNRDGYWKGTDPYELFDQFQAANPKDLDASHAFYLGYEMCKAMTALMLGKQYQQDLPLNWGFLTQAEISAQKRRSQQGEEPQCGPR; from the coding sequence ATGAAGCAGGAACGCATCCTGTTTGTAACGGGCAGGCTGGCTGAATATTCGTTGCGCCAGGTTTTGGACAAACTCGCTCCGCAGGGAGAGTTCGAGTACGAAATTTGCGTTTTGAATGTTCAAGTTGCCGCCCTGATGCATGTGCCTCTGATCAAACGCCGCCTCACCGTTCCTGAAGGTATCGACTGGGTCATGCTGCCTGGTTTATGCAAAGGCGATCTCCAGGTGCTCACGGACCACTTTGGGCTCCCCTTTAAACGAGGACCCAAAGATCACTTCGATCTTCCCGAATATTTCGGACAAGAAGGCAAGCCCCCCAAAGATCTCTCGAAGTTTGATATTGAGATCCTGGCCGAAATCAACCACGCCCCCTTTTTATCTGACGCGGAAATTTTACAGCAGGCAGAACATTATCGGCAAAACGGCGCTGATCTGATTGACGTCGGCTGCGTGCCCGGCGAAAGCTGGAACCGGGCAGGGGAGGTCGTGCGCATGCTTGTCGAAGCAGGGCACCGAGTCTCGATTGACAGTTTTGACAGAGCGGAAGTCGAGGCGGCGGTCAAAAACGGGGCAGAACTGGTTCTAAGCTGCAATCACTCCAATCTCGACTGGGTCTCCAAACTGGGTGCGGAAGTGGTCGCCATCCCCGACCTTCCCAGCGACTTTGATTCCCTGCACGACATTGTCGATCAACTGCTTCGCACAGAAACCCCGTTTCGCATTGACCCGATCCTGGAACCAATTGGCTACGGCTTCACCGCATCTCTGGAACGATATTATCGGGCACGCAACGAATTCCCTGACGTTGAAATCATGATGGGCATTGGCAATCTGACCGAATTGACGGAAGTCGACACCGCCGGCATGAACGTCCTGCTGGCAGCGGTCTGTCAGGAACTGCAAATCCATAGTGTTCTGGCAACCGAAGTCATTAACTGGGCACAAAGCGCGATCAAAGAATTTGATCTCGCACGACGGCTGGTCAAATATGCGATCGATAATCAAAGTCTGCCGAAGCATATTGATTATCAGCTCGTCATGCTCAGAGATCCCAAACTCAAAGATTTAGGGCAGGAAGCATTACTCAATCTGTCTCAACAAATTCGGGACCCGAATTACCGCATCTTCGCAGAACAGAATCAATTACACGTGATGAACCGGGATGGCTACTGGAAAGGCACTGATCCTTATGAATTATTTGATCAGTTTCAGGCTGCCAACCCCAAAGATCTGGACGCCTCGCACGCTTTTTACCTGGGATACGAGATGTGTAAAGCGATGACAGCCTTGATGTTGGGCAAGCAATACCAGCAGGACCTGCCACTCAACTGGGGATTTCTGACCCAGGCTGAAATCAGTGCCCAGAAACGCAGAAGCCAGCAAGGCGAGGAACCGCAATGTGGCCCCCGCTGA
- a CDS encoding 4a-hydroxytetrahydrobiopterin dehydratase, producing the protein MTEDQVLSEEQIQEFLNTYPEWELRDGWLRRKFATPGWPHTLMLVNTVGYLAEAGNHHPDLSVGYAAVTVKLQTHKVKAITGKDTALAQKIEETALWQPEDSSALDGFPKNWVH; encoded by the coding sequence ATGACAGAAGATCAGGTTTTATCCGAAGAACAAATCCAGGAATTTCTGAACACGTATCCGGAATGGGAACTGCGAGACGGCTGGTTAAGACGAAAATTCGCAACTCCCGGCTGGCCTCACACACTCATGCTGGTCAACACCGTTGGTTATCTGGCGGAAGCCGGTAATCACCACCCGGATTTGAGCGTCGGCTATGCGGCGGTCACCGTGAAACTGCAAACACACAAGGTCAAAGCAATCACCGGCAAAGACACGGCGCTGGCTCAAAAAATCGAGGAAACGGCCCTCTGGCAACCTGAAGATTCTTCCGCCCTTGATGGATTTCCGAAAAACTGGGTTCACTAA
- a CDS encoding PSD1 and planctomycete cytochrome C domain-containing protein: MKRLQILMKSPLVSGMCLLSVLVLFVISVPDFVNAANNKKLPAEQVEFFEKEIRPVLVKRCYACHGAKKQEASLRLDSHAWMMKGSDTGAAVVPGDPLKSRIIQVIQYHDDDSQMPPEGKMPPVEIAALTRWVKMGTPWPFSEKDAKAVPANGAYDFETLSQNHWSFRPVTKPELPKVKNQERVNSFVDHFVLSRLEEKGLSLSPPVDRRKLIRRATVDLIGVPPTYEEVEAFVNDTAPDAYEKLIDRLLASPHYGERWGRHWLDVARYADTKGYVFTSERRYPYSYTYRDYVIRAFNEDLPYDRFIQEQLAADQLDRQGDDRSLAALGFLTVGRRYRGNIHDITDDRIDLVSRGLLGLTASCARCHDHKFDPVPIKDYYSLYGVFVSSYEPEEKDLPLIGKSKSEAEFKVYQAERAKRQKKVDDYIRDEAQKFRADARLKVADVLQAVAEKEKLAAGDVKPQYEKDAPHRRYVDLWRSFLARKAKSNRPVFTPWMELKTIKGPPGEFPARAAEVIQKLAQQEAETQPEKRINRLVIHALKTNPPQSIYDVCRAYGSVFKEVEQEWIKTVAEAQKKKAAVPAKLADADAEEVRQILYDPECPTAASDDVVQGMFNRAQRDKVRRFEKEIETLDVTSPGAPPRAMVMYDKENPVTPHVHLRGNPGRRGEKTPRQFFQILAGAERKPFEKGSGRLELARAIASKDNPLTPRVFVNRVWMHHFGEGLVRTPSDFGVRSDPPSHPELLDYLAARFMENGWSVKSLHKLIMLSSTYQQAAQKNEKAYLIDSDNRLLWKRSPQRLDFEAMRDSLLFVSGQLSDETEGRGFLIDQIPTVPRRTVYSFVDRNNLPNVFRTFDFANVESSTAQRPYTTVPQQALFAMNSPLLIEQSGLLVKDLDLEKLAKEKGVETAIRTLYQRVLARKPTAEEMDLGKNFLTHHRDQIKTPARMSGWEKYAQVLCTSNEFMFVD, from the coding sequence ATGAAGCGGCTTCAGATTCTGATGAAATCGCCTTTGGTTTCAGGCATGTGCCTGTTATCGGTTCTCGTCCTGTTTGTGATTTCCGTGCCTGATTTTGTCAACGCAGCGAATAACAAAAAGCTTCCTGCTGAGCAGGTTGAGTTTTTCGAAAAAGAAATCCGGCCGGTGCTGGTCAAGCGGTGTTATGCCTGTCATGGTGCGAAAAAACAGGAAGCCAGTCTGCGTCTGGATTCGCATGCCTGGATGATGAAAGGCAGCGACACCGGGGCTGCTGTGGTGCCGGGAGATCCGCTCAAGAGCCGCATTATTCAGGTGATTCAATATCATGACGATGACAGCCAGATGCCTCCTGAAGGCAAAATGCCTCCGGTTGAGATTGCCGCGTTGACGCGTTGGGTCAAAATGGGAACACCCTGGCCTTTCTCTGAAAAAGATGCCAAAGCCGTTCCTGCAAACGGTGCTTATGATTTCGAGACTTTGTCCCAGAATCATTGGTCGTTCCGTCCGGTGACCAAACCCGAATTACCGAAGGTCAAAAATCAAGAGCGCGTCAATTCTTTCGTTGATCACTTTGTGCTTTCTCGTCTGGAAGAGAAAGGTCTGTCTCTTTCTCCTCCCGTGGATCGGCGGAAGTTAATTCGTCGCGCGACCGTTGATTTAATCGGTGTCCCTCCCACATATGAAGAAGTCGAAGCCTTTGTGAATGATACGGCTCCTGATGCATATGAAAAGCTGATCGATCGGTTACTCGCTTCACCACACTACGGAGAACGCTGGGGCCGCCATTGGTTGGATGTGGCCCGGTATGCCGATACGAAGGGGTATGTATTTACTTCGGAACGACGCTATCCCTATTCCTATACGTATCGCGATTATGTGATTCGCGCGTTCAATGAAGATCTGCCTTATGATCGCTTTATCCAGGAGCAGCTGGCGGCTGATCAACTGGACCGTCAAGGCGATGATCGTTCGCTGGCAGCACTCGGATTTTTAACGGTGGGCCGTCGCTATCGCGGAAATATTCATGATATCACCGACGATCGCATCGATCTTGTTTCGCGGGGATTGCTGGGTTTAACGGCTTCGTGTGCCCGCTGTCACGATCACAAGTTTGATCCTGTTCCAATTAAGGACTACTACTCGCTGTATGGTGTGTTCGTCAGCAGTTATGAACCGGAAGAAAAAGACCTGCCTTTAATCGGCAAGTCAAAATCGGAAGCAGAGTTCAAAGTCTATCAGGCCGAGCGGGCCAAACGGCAGAAAAAAGTGGATGATTATATTCGGGATGAAGCACAGAAATTCCGAGCGGATGCCCGTTTGAAAGTCGCAGACGTCTTACAGGCGGTTGCCGAAAAAGAGAAACTGGCAGCAGGTGATGTAAAACCTCAGTATGAGAAGGATGCGCCTCACCGGCGTTATGTTGATCTCTGGCGTTCGTTCCTGGCACGCAAAGCAAAATCAAATCGTCCGGTCTTTACACCCTGGATGGAACTGAAAACGATCAAAGGTCCCCCAGGCGAATTTCCCGCGCGTGCTGCTGAGGTGATTCAGAAACTGGCCCAGCAGGAAGCGGAAACGCAGCCGGAAAAACGCATCAACCGACTGGTAATTCATGCGTTGAAAACGAATCCGCCGCAGTCGATTTATGATGTCTGTCGCGCCTATGGGAGCGTGTTCAAAGAAGTCGAACAGGAATGGATCAAGACGGTTGCGGAAGCACAAAAGAAGAAAGCCGCAGTGCCGGCAAAACTTGCTGATGCGGATGCAGAAGAGGTGCGTCAAATTTTATATGACCCGGAATGTCCGACAGCGGCCAGTGATGACGTGGTGCAAGGCATGTTCAATCGGGCGCAACGCGATAAAGTACGTCGCTTCGAAAAAGAGATTGAAACACTGGATGTGACTTCACCTGGTGCGCCTCCGCGTGCGATGGTGATGTATGACAAAGAGAACCCCGTGACGCCGCACGTGCATTTACGCGGAAACCCCGGGCGACGTGGAGAGAAGACGCCGCGCCAGTTTTTCCAGATTCTGGCCGGTGCAGAGCGAAAGCCATTTGAGAAAGGAAGTGGTCGTCTGGAGTTGGCTCGGGCAATTGCATCGAAGGACAACCCACTGACGCCACGCGTGTTTGTGAACCGGGTCTGGATGCATCATTTTGGTGAAGGACTGGTCCGGACTCCCAGTGATTTTGGTGTCCGCAGCGATCCTCCCAGCCATCCGGAATTGCTGGATTATCTGGCTGCACGGTTCATGGAGAATGGCTGGTCTGTGAAATCGTTACATAAACTGATTATGCTTTCTTCGACGTATCAACAGGCGGCTCAGAAAAACGAGAAAGCGTATCTGATTGATTCTGATAATCGATTGCTTTGGAAGCGTTCTCCGCAGAGGCTCGACTTTGAAGCGATGCGGGACTCGCTGTTATTTGTTTCCGGCCAGCTTTCTGATGAAACAGAAGGCAGAGGTTTTCTGATTGACCAGATCCCCACGGTTCCGAGACGGACTGTTTACAGTTTCGTTGACCGTAATAATCTGCCCAACGTCTTCCGCACATTTGATTTCGCCAACGTGGAATCGAGTACCGCGCAACGGCCTTATACGACCGTACCTCAGCAGGCATTGTTTGCGATGAACAGTCCCCTGTTGATCGAGCAATCAGGATTACTGGTCAAGGATCTGGATCTGGAAAAACTGGCTAAGGAAAAAGGCGTGGAGACTGCGATCAGAACGCTTTATCAGAGGGTTCTGGCACGCAAACCGACGGCTGAAGAAATGGATCTCGGAAAGAACTTCCTGACGCATCATCGTGATCAGATCAAGACACCCGCTCGCATGAGTGGTTGGGAAAAATATGCACAAGTGCTTTGCACTTCCAACGAATTCATGTTCGTTGACTAA